Part of the candidate division KSB1 bacterium genome is shown below.
GTCAACTCGCCTTCCTCGAGACGTGGGCTGCTCCAGGTGCCACCGAGGCGCAGACGCACAGCGCACCGGCTCTTTCCTTCCTTGACAAAGCCGCCTGAACTGGCCAAGAGTCGAAGCAGATCGCCTTTTCCTTCAGCCTCCACGGCCAGCGGCTCTTCCAGGTCCAGGGGCAGGGCTCCTTGCGCTTGCACGCTGAACCCATCATTTCGCACCAGCCGCAGGGTGCGCAGGCGCGCGTATTGAGCGCCCCGCGCTTGATCGGGTACCGAATCCGGTCTGCCAGCCACCGACAGGTGAAGCGTATCGATGCCGACACCAAAAACCTTCCCCTTTAGCACTTGAACTTCTGCCGAAACATCAAGACCGTCCGACGCACCCTCGGCCTTAACCTGCAGGTTGGCCTCTCCTCGGACAACGTCCCTCAAGCCGCTGAAAGCGGCGAAAGCTCTGTTCAGGTCTATGCCCTGGCCAGAGACCGATAGACGGCTAACCCTGCCAGAGGCGTCAAGGGAGAACTCGCCCCGCACCACCTCCCGTTCGCCGTCCTTGACGGCGAGCTCCTCTACCCGCAGAGCCGAGCCCTCTGTGCGGAAGCTCAAGGCCCCAGCGAACGGTCCCTCGCCGTGAAAATAGGCATCGCTGAAGGCCACTGCCCCCTTCACCTGCGGTGCCTGGAGTGACCCCGCGAAGGCCACTTCGCCGTTCAATTCGCCACGGACCAGCGAGTCGGGCACAAAGGTGAGCTTCTCGATACGCGCCCCGCGCACGCGGACGTCACCCTGCAGCTTTCCCCGATCAAGCTTAAGCCATGCCCCTACTGAGGAACCCAGCGTCAACTTGCTGATTTCCACACCCCGCTTTCTAAAGACAACTTCCAACTGTCCAGGCGTCTCATCCACCCGATCGGGGAAAAGGCGCAGAGCATTGCGCCACGTGCGCTGTTCCCTGAGGCCTTGCAGCTCGCCGGTAAGGAGCACCAAGGGGTGTACCAGGTCGTTTGCATCTCGCCATCGCCCTTCCATTCGGGTCTGCAGACTGTCGGGCGTTCCTTGGAGTGCCATGTCGAATTCCACGTGGCGCCGCACGGTTTCCGGAACAAGCTTGGGCCACAAGGAAGCGACAAGCACGTGGAGGTTGCGCCCTTCGGCAAAAACCTGCCGAGCCTGGGTCCATCCTCGGACATGGAGATCGTCGTCGCCAACTGCATCCACCTCCAGCCGCCCCGTGGCGTAGGACAGGTTCCCGCGCACCTGCACCGCGCGCGCACCGGAATCCCCCAGTGTGAGCGCAAAACCGGCCTGCACCCATGGCGCAGTCAGGGTCCCACCCATTTCTGCCGTCGCGGAATCACGACAAGAGCTGATGTGTACCCCGAGCAACCGTCTCAACTCCTGGGCTACATCCCCCTTTGCCTTGAGGGAAGCTCGGATGGTAGGGCCGTTCCGCGTCAGAGTCAGACTGCCGCTCCCTTGCCACGCGTTGCCAACGGCCGATGCCCGTAGCGCGCGAATCCTGACCACCGAATCGCTGTAGGCAAATTCGGCCTTGGCCTGTCTCACCTCCATCTTATCAAACCACATCCGCGGCGAGGCGACCCACCCCTCCCCCCGCAACGAATCCAGGCCGCCGCGTACGGCTACCTCTCCCGTGAAGAACCCCCTCAGTCTACTCTTGCCTCCCCCAAAGGCAAAGGGCGCCAACTCAGCCAGGTCAAGGTTCCGGCCCGCGAGCGTCAGCTGCACGCGGGGGTGCACCAGCTCGGCGACGGTCCCGTTGAGGCTCAATTCTGCCTGATTTGGCAACCGCCCTCGCGCCTCCACCACGAGCTCCTCGGTGCTGCCCCGGAGTTGAACCGTACCCTCCTCCATCACCAGTGTGCGCTCGCCCAGAGTCACTTTAGCGTCCGTCAGCTGCAGGTCACAGGCGAGCCGCAAGGCAGAGCCCGTTGCGGAGTCAGGCCACACCGAGCAACTCCCCTGAAGCTTTCCGTCCGTAAGGGGAATGCCATGATCTGACAGCGGCAGTTTGGAGAGGTCCCAGCCACGGAGAGCCAGCTCACCCTGCCGCAAACGCAGTCCGTCAAGGTCGATAAGACCGCGGAGTTCTACCGACCCGCCTCGCGAAGTAAACGGCTTGCCAGTAAGGTGCAGTGAGGCTTGGGACCTGCCCTCAGCGGCAAGCACACCTTCTACCTCCCGCACCAGAGTCACCGGAGAAGCGGCAGTATCCACCAGGACAAGCTCCCCGCCGGTTACGGTCACTCTTCGCAGCAGGGTAAAAGGTCCGCTCCCCCCTGAAAGCGGCGCGGGGCCTTGGGAAGTCCCTACTCTGTCCTCGCTCTGATTAAGAGGGAGTCGCTGTCGCAGGAAACTCACCCGAGGGTTGATCAAAAGGGCATCGCCGCCCAGTTGCGCAGACTCTTTGCCCTTCAGGAGGAGGCGTACGAGGCTGAAGCCCAGGCGCACGTCATCAATCTGCACAGAGTAAGCGGCCCGCTGCAGGCGAACATCGCGCAGGTGCAGGGTACCGAATCCGACCTCTACGCTACCCAGCGTAAAACCCTGGCCCAACGCGGGCCTGGCCGTGTCCATCACGAGGTTGTAAATCCGCTGGCTTGCGCCGCTGATCCGCCATCCGTAGTACAAGAATCCGGCTGTCAGAGCCAGCACTACAAGTACCAGCAGGACCCATCGACGTTCACGCATGGTGCCCTGGAGAAAACCTCATTGCGCAAAAAACCAACCGTTAAACCAGGCCCCTTCGGGCAAAGTTCCTTTGCCGCGCCGTGTGGCCGGCCCTGGTACCGTGGCCCCTCCACCGCATGGGCCGCAATTGGGGTAATGATGCAAAGGAGTAAAGCACTGGAGGGTACCCCGCGGTCTGGTGGTTTGGCAAGCGGCGAGTGGTCAGCCTCTTACAAGCTGTTCGCTGACCCGCCCGAAGCGGCGTTCCCGACGCTGATAGGCCTCAATGGCGGCGAAAAACTCCCTCTTGCGGAAATCGGGCCAGAGTACGTCGGTGACATAGATTTCGGTGTACGCGAGCTGCCAGAGCAGAAAGTTGCTGATGCGCAGCTCACCGCTGGTCCTAATGAGGAGGTCAGGGTCTGGGATGTCCCGCGTGTAGAGGAAGCGCGAAACGGTCTGCTCGTTGATCTCCTCCGGCTTCAGCTCCCCGCGCAGTGCTGCAGCCACCATTGCCCGCACCGCATCGACGATCTCCACGCGTCCGCCGTAGCTCAGCGCGAGGTTCACCGTCAACCCGGTATTCTTGCTCAGGCGCTGCACGGTATTTGTCACGCCACGCCGGGCCGCAGGGGGCAAATCCTCAAGATGGCCAATAGTCATCAGGCGCACATTGTTTCTATCCAGCTCATCGACTTCTGTGCGAATGGTCTTCAGGAGCAGGCGCATGAGGGCGGAAACCTCGCTGCGCGGGCGCCGCCAATTCTCCGTGGAAAAGGTGTACAGGGTCAAGACCTGGATGCCCAGTTCCCCACAACCTTCCACCACCGCGCGCACCGAGTTTATGCCTTCTTGGTGACCTGCCACTCGCGGCAGACCCCGCTGAATGGCCCACCGTCCGTTGCCATCCATAATGATGGCCACGTGTCGTGGCAATCCGCCCCGCCTCTTGATGCGCTCGCGAATTTCCTCTAGTTCCTCTGGCACGGTCTCAGGCCTCAAGATATTCTCACACCGCACGCTGTTAAGTTATGCCAAACGAGCGTCAAAATCAAGGGAAAACTAAGCGATAGCCGCACGAGCGGTTCTCCGTAACAAAAAGGCCCCGCCTGTACGGGGCCTTGCAGCTTTCGGTGATGCGCCAACTCACTTGCGCAGTTCGGCAGCCCGATCGAATGCCTTCTCCCCGTCTTCGCGCCGACCACAATTGACATAAGCCACGCCCAGATTGTACCAGGCATTCGCGTTATCCGGCTTGATCTGAACGGCCTTTTCCAGATAGGGGATGGCACCACAGTGGTATTTCTCGATCTCCTTTTTCAGCGCCTCAATTTCCTTTTCAGTGAAGCGCTTCCCCTTTTCCTCTTCCTCCACAGCCCGCTTCCGGATTTGGTCACCGATGCTCAAGTAGGCATTGCCCACGTTCACGAGAGCGTCGGCGTCTTCCGGATTCTTGTCGATGACCTTTTGGAACTGCTCAATCGCCTTTTCGTACTCGCCACGCAGGTAATGGAGGCGGCCAAGATTGAACAGCAGGTCGGTATTCTCCGGCTGTTGCTCGAGGGCCCTCTCATACTCGGCAAGGGCCTTGTCACCTTCGCCCATGTAGTCGTAGGCGAGCGCCTTGGTCGACAGGGCGTCCACATCTCCAGGGTCCAGGGCCAAGCGTTTGTCGGCTACCTTGAGCACTTGGGGGAACTCTTCAGCCTGCATGTAGAGCGAGGTCAGCGAGCGAAGTGCGTCCTTGTCAGTGGGCGCCAGCTCTACCACCTTCTCATACATGGCTATCGCGCGCGGCAAGCTGTCCAGCTGCACGTAGGTATAGCCCAGGTTCTTGTACGCCTCCAAGTGCTGGGGGTCGATCACCAGGCAGGTTTCAAAGTCCTTTTTGGCCGCTTCCAGCTGCCCGGCATTCACCTTCTTCACCCCGTTGTTGAAGTAACTGACCCAGTGCCGCTCGATCTCGTGCTTGATGCGCGGCTCGAAGCGGGGCGAAATGGCCAACGAGGCGTCGAACTCTTTGCGCATCCCCTCAAAGTCGCCCCGCTGTGCGTACGCCTGCCCCAGGAGGAAGTGAGCCTCGGCATCCTGAGGATAGAGCTTGACCGCCATCTCCAACTGCTCGGTGGCCTTCGCCCAGTCATCTTGCTGGATGTACACTTTGGCGGAAGTGACTTCCTTGGACTGGCACCCCACAAGGACGAGGCTCGCTCCGACCCCTGCCAGCACCATGAGAGCGATGAACCGCTTCAACATCTTTAGGTCTCCTTCATTTGGTGTAGTATGAGTTCTATCAATCGAAATTGACGGCGAAATATACGGCAAAACTCCCTCTAAATCAAGCACTATTTCGCAACTTCTCAGCAAAGGGCGGAGTGAGCACCCCCTTTTCGGTGATGATAGCGCTCACCAGTTCATGTGGAGTAACATCAAACGCCGGGTTGTACACTCTAATCTCGCGTGGAGCAGTCTGCACACCAAATCCGGCGACCACCTCCTCTGCGTTGCGCTCCTCGATGGGTATTTCCGCGCCGGTGGGTGTCTCCAGATCCACGGTTGACGAGGGGGCCGCCACGTAGAAGGGGATGCCGTGGTAGTGTGCGGCGACCGCCAGGTTGTAGGTGCCCACCTTGTTCGCCACATCCCCGTTGGCAGCGATGCGGTCAGCTCCTACCAGCACACAGTCCACTCGCTTCTGCTGCATCAGGAAGGCTGCCGTGGCATCACAGATGAGCGTGACGTCAAATCCCTCATGCAGGAGTTCCCAGGCGGTGAGGCGCGCGCCCTGGAGCAAGGGACGTGTCTCGTCTACGTAAACGGTGACTCTCTTGCGCATCTCTCGCGCGGCATACAGTACACCCAAGGCTGTGCCATATCCTGCGGTTGCCAGCGCACCGGCGTTGCAATGGGTCAGCACGCGTACTTGCTCTGGCAAAAGTGCCGCACCATGGCGCCCGATGCGCTCGCACATCTTCCGGTCCTCTTCCATGATCGCCTGCGCTTCCCGGACCAGCATTCGAGTAATCTCGCTCACCAGGCGACTGGGGTTCCGTCCTACCACCGCGCGCATCCGATGCAGAGCCCAGCTAAGATTCACCCCAGTGGGCCGTGTCTCCTTGAGACGATTGATGGCACGGTCTATCTCTTCGAAAAAGCGCGCCCTCTCGGAGGGTGGCACCTTTTGTGCCGCCAGCACCACGCCGAAAGCTGCGGCCACCCCTATAGCCGGCGCACCCCGAATGCGCAGCCTCTCGATGGCTTCAGCAACGCCCTCGTAGGTGTCCAGGTCAAGGTACACAAGCTCCCCGGGCAGTTTGGTCTGATCTATGATCCGAAGCTTCCCGTCAATCCACTCCAACGCTCTTATCTTCATTACGTCTCCTCGTTAATGGCCCTTATGCACTTCCAGAAAAAGGGGCCTTTAGTTCCGCGTATTGCTCCGGGCAGTCAGTATGCGCCCTTTTTCGTCATCAAGGTCGCACCTCGTCCCCCCATGCCGCGCGTGCCGTTCGGTCAACAAAAGACCGGGTGCCAGCGCTCCTATTCAGGTTTCAAGTCCTTCGATGTGTTCCGCCTTTCTCTCCTTCAGCAGGCTTTCCACCAAGTCGACGATGCGGGCGGTGGCCCCCAGTCGCTCCTGTACCATCGCCCTGGCTTCTCTCCCTGCGCGTATGCGGGCGCCCTCATCTCGCAGCAAGAGGGTGATGCGCTCGGTCATCTCCTCCGTGCCTGTCACACAAAACCCGCCGCCCCTGGAGGCGAGCTCCAGCGCCTCCAGGCTATTCTGGTGACGCGGACCGAAGAGGACAGGTATGCCATAGACCGCCGGTTCCAGCACACTGTGCACGCCAGAGGTGAATCCACCCCCGACATAGGCCAGATCGGCCACGGAGTAAATGTTGGCCAGGATCCCCATCTCGTCCACCACTAGCACCCCATTGGGGGCGTGCGGATCACTGCGCCATGCGCTCAGTCTCACGGAGGACAAACCATGGTTGGCCAGTTGTCCTTCGAGAATGCTCAAGTGTTCCGGGTGGGGCTCGTGCGGCACTAAGATGACCTGCAACTGAGGGAACTCTGATCGAAGCTTCGTTAGTGCCGGCAGGAGGTATTTGTCATCTGCCGGCCACGTGCTCCCTGCTACCAGCACTGGGCCCTGGCGGAAACGGGTCTGCAGGTCCAGCACCCGGTCGTTCTCCAAAGCCCGGCGTTGCACCTGGTCGTAGCGGGTGTCGCCCATCGTTACGATGTGCGGGTTTCTTCCGGCCACACGGCGCAGCCGGTCCACCTCTTTGGGCGCTGTCGTGAGAATGTAATCGAACCCACCGTAGAGCAGCCTGCCCACCAACCGTCCTCGCCAGGTCTCGGGTGCGATCTTGGGGGACAGGCTCGCATCGATGAGCAACGAGGGCACGCGGTACCGCTGGAGCTGGCCCAGGTGGTTGGGCCAGATATCATGGCGCACCACCAGCGCGACATCCGGCCGCACCAGGCGCACAAAGCGTCTTGCCGCAAGAGGTCCATCCACAGGAAGGTAGGTCACCACGTCCGCCTCTTGCTTGTGGTCGATGTGTCCGTACACCGAGGGCGAGGTGACGCTCAAGACCACGGCCACGGGCTTGAGACGCTCCCTGACGGCTGCCACCACGGGGCGTGCCTGTTCAAACTCACCCATGGAGCAGGCGTGAATCCACAGGCGCGGCGCATGCGGGTCCAGCGCAGCCAGCTTCTGCGGCAACTCCACAAAAAGATTGCGGCGCCCCACAACGGCGCGCCGCACCTTCCCGTTGATCAGTCTTCCAAGGCCCACCGCTACCTTCAAGAGCGGCACGGCGATGAGATTATACAAGACGAGCAACAGCTTCGGCATTTATCTCCTCTAAACCTCCCCAGCCGACCGCATAGACCCTACCGTCGGAATGGGGCCAGCCGCTGGTAGTCCCGTCCCAAGACCACCGTCACATCACACCCGGCCGAAGGGTCAAGTTGCACAAGGACGTCCTCATTGCCCAGGCCCAGCGCCGAGGCCACCCGACGCGCCTTCTCCTTCTTGTCGGAAACGCGGTCCAACACTACGGTGCGTTCAACGTCAAAGTTCCGCCAGTTCTGATGGCTTGCCACGAACCGATTGGCTTTGAGGTAGTCGCTCACCTGTTGCGCCACACCAGGCACTCCGCAGCCGTTCATCACCGCTACGACCACGCCGGCGTCCAGGCTCTGGTGTCCGGAGATC
Proteins encoded:
- a CDS encoding translocation/assembly module TamB domain-containing protein → MRERRWVLLVLVVLALTAGFLYYGWRISGASQRIYNLVMDTARPALGQGFTLGSVEVGFGTLHLRDVRLQRAAYSVQIDDVRLGFSLVRLLLKGKESAQLGGDALLINPRVSFLRQRLPLNQSEDRVGTSQGPAPLSGGSGPFTLLRRVTVTGGELVLVDTAASPVTLVREVEGVLAAEGRSQASLHLTGKPFTSRGGSVELRGLIDLDGLRLRQGELALRGWDLSKLPLSDHGIPLTDGKLQGSCSVWPDSATGSALRLACDLQLTDAKVTLGERTLVMEEGTVQLRGSTEELVVEARGRLPNQAELSLNGTVAELVHPRVQLTLAGRNLDLAELAPFAFGGGKSRLRGFFTGEVAVRGGLDSLRGEGWVASPRMWFDKMEVRQAKAEFAYSDSVVRIRALRASAVGNAWQGSGSLTLTRNGPTIRASLKAKGDVAQELRRLLGVHISSCRDSATAEMGGTLTAPWVQAGFALTLGDSGARAVQVRGNLSYATGRLEVDAVGDDDLHVRGWTQARQVFAEGRNLHVLVASLWPKLVPETVRRHVEFDMALQGTPDSLQTRMEGRWRDANDLVHPLVLLTGELQGLREQRTWRNALRLFPDRVDETPGQLEVVFRKRGVEISKLTLGSSVGAWLKLDRGKLQGDVRVRGARIEKLTFVPDSLVRGELNGEVAFAGSLQAPQVKGAVAFSDAYFHGEGPFAGALSFRTEGSALRVEELAVKDGEREVVRGEFSLDASGRVSRLSVSGQGIDLNRAFAAFSGLRDVVRGEANLQVKAEGASDGLDVSAEVQVLKGKVFGVGIDTLHLSVAGRPDSVPDQARGAQYARLRTLRLVRNDGFSVQAQGALPLDLEEPLAVEAEGKGDLLRLLASSGGFVKEGKSRCAVRLRLGGTWSSPRLEEGELTLEDGELRCASIVPVIKQLKGTMRLRPESHFVELVELRGLMGGEPFVIYNVPSVGKGYRRSLLPFELEELGVSLGILVIETSPDGIVLNIPGLMEQGEYGRFQLLGYGAEDRFCVAGPPERPVVYGTMVLHGVEFAYPFNESGGVSSHLTQVLEGVDWDLRVVPGTNTRYVKKLPGALDNVYVTLDLDERYGGLHFTGRVSDETFRVEGELKSTRGSVEYLDMNFRLEQAGIEFDRNTLIPIVYGRAYTTVADSNGIPCQIYLTLATVDRALEGRKVDERVLDQRYRARWDELRFQLSSDNASLGSTEAQLLASLGYTPDRLRQKTVDVIGISADNLVFRHLFRPFERRLENYLGLDVVRLSSRLTRNFIEMNLASSVPIPSKLYLLRSTRLTVGKYLSDDLYLVYTGQLESGLDYRYQVPGLGLHHTFGLELRLNPKLLIEMEYDYDGLMLWRKDDTRFWIRHWFPF
- a CDS encoding isoprenyl transferase codes for the protein MRERIKRRGGLPRHVAIIMDGNGRWAIQRGLPRVAGHQEGINSVRAVVEGCGELGIQVLTLYTFSTENWRRPRSEVSALMRLLLKTIRTEVDELDRNNVRLMTIGHLEDLPPAARRGVTNTVQRLSKNTGLTVNLALSYGGRVEIVDAVRAMVAAALRGELKPEEINEQTVSRFLYTRDIPDPDLLIRTSGELRISNFLLWQLAYTEIYVTDVLWPDFRKREFFAAIEAYQRRERRFGRVSEQLVRG
- a CDS encoding tetratricopeptide repeat protein; amino-acid sequence: MLKRFIALMVLAGVGASLVLVGCQSKEVTSAKVYIQQDDWAKATEQLEMAVKLYPQDAEAHFLLGQAYAQRGDFEGMRKEFDASLAISPRFEPRIKHEIERHWVSYFNNGVKKVNAGQLEAAKKDFETCLVIDPQHLEAYKNLGYTYVQLDSLPRAIAMYEKVVELAPTDKDALRSLTSLYMQAEEFPQVLKVADKRLALDPGDVDALSTKALAYDYMGEGDKALAEYERALEQQPENTDLLFNLGRLHYLRGEYEKAIEQFQKVIDKNPEDADALVNVGNAYLSIGDQIRKRAVEEEEKGKRFTEKEIEALKKEIEKYHCGAIPYLEKAVQIKPDNANAWYNLGVAYVNCGRREDGEKAFDRAAELRK
- the mtnA gene encoding S-methyl-5-thioribose-1-phosphate isomerase gives rise to the protein MKIRALEWIDGKLRIIDQTKLPGELVYLDLDTYEGVAEAIERLRIRGAPAIGVAAAFGVVLAAQKVPPSERARFFEEIDRAINRLKETRPTGVNLSWALHRMRAVVGRNPSRLVSEITRMLVREAQAIMEEDRKMCERIGRHGAALLPEQVRVLTHCNAGALATAGYGTALGVLYAAREMRKRVTVYVDETRPLLQGARLTAWELLHEGFDVTLICDATAAFLMQQKRVDCVLVGADRIAANGDVANKVGTYNLAVAAHYHGIPFYVAAPSSTVDLETPTGAEIPIEERNAEEVVAGFGVQTAPREIRVYNPAFDVTPHELVSAIITEKGVLTPPFAEKLRNSA
- a CDS encoding LytR C-terminal domain-containing protein; amino-acid sequence: MQRARVYGRKRVAPRRPSGPGGRRPRTSSTTLVMVVIIVCVNILLTGFLIFRGLRKLPPTRISGHQSLDAGVVVAVMNGCGVPGVAQQVSDYLKANRFVASHQNWRNFDVERTVVLDRVSDKKEKARRVASALGLGNEDVLVQLDPSAGCDVTVVLGRDYQRLAPFRR